The genomic region AAATAGATAGGTCATGGTCACGGGTCCAAATTGGACTAGAAGAGGACTGGCTGTCCGCAAACCTTGGGTATCCGACAAGCTGTCGATGGAGGGACTCGAACCCGAAGAGAAGCATCGTCTGGCCAAAATCAAATTCTGGTACGAAGAACATGGAATCGAGAAGCCGCTCACTTCCGTGCTTGATAATGGTAAAGGCTTCGCACTCGAAGTACCTAACCTCGTGGGCTCAAACATTGGAGCTCAGGTCCCTATCGCGTTCGTCGTTCTTGGTGCCGAGGAAGTGCGAAGATTCAAAGGCTTGCTGGACTCACCCGACGGAGGGGTGATCAATGGACAGATTGTCTACTTTTATGTCGGTACGATCCGTCCCTGGGCCTTGCACATAAGGGCAGACTTGCAACGAGTCCACCGTTTCATTAGTCAGCACTTCGAAATTGGATATTACTTCGCCGCAGCTGAGATATATGACGCTGTCGAGAAAATGCGATCCCAACAAATAATCGATGTTACCGTCTGGGATGAGAATGACAAGATAACGACCAAGTACAAGCCTGAGCAACTGTTCTCAAAACTAGTCGACTTAGTTGTAAATCATGCTTTCGATTTTCATAGCGATATCAAACCTGATATGACCGTAGCAAAAGCTGCAGGAAAAAGAGGCTGGTGGTGGAGCGGTTCCTATTCCCGCCGTGATTCCACCGTCGACGTCAGCGGAATGATCGACGTGAAGATCACCATTCATGGAAAGTCTGATCCGATACCGGTAAGCACGAGTCTTTATCTTCGTGTGCCTTCGTACGCCACGTGTAACGATGTCAACTTGATACACACAGCAAGATTGGAAGCATTAAAATCGTTGTATACGGCGGGCAACACAAAGCTTCTTGCGGATTACAACGTCTCACAAACCGAACCTCGCTAGCCGGCATCGATCTCTAGAGAAGCCCGCTATCTAGGAATTAATGGTTGGACAGTCACCGTTGTCTCATTGACGAATGACTAAGGCATGACATGGGCAATTGCCCGCAAAAGATGAGAGCCAAGCATGCCGTTACCAAGATCACTCTTTGACGAAGCGAACCAGGAACATCTGGTGCTTCCCGATGTTATTCGAATTACTCAATTGCAAGTAGGCGCTGTAGAGCAGTACTCACAAATCACCTTTAATGCGATGCTGAGTACAGATCCTTCGTCCCTGCAACAATTTGAAGCAGCGCGTCCGATAGTGTTGCAGGCACTCCAGTACACAATTGAGGAACCTAACGATCATCGAGTCCACTCTTTCGATGCTGTGAAGCAGTCGGCGGCGCAGTACGCAGTCGTTATAACCTGCGCCCTGGCAAGTCAAGAGAATCTAGTTGCTTTAATCACAACTGAACCCGCATTCCTGTCTCCGGAATACAGGGCGAATACCGAGGAATTTTTGAGCATGGTACAAATTGCGAGTGCAGTGCTCTCAAGAGATGATATTGGACATATCAACGTGCCGCCCGATATTGAAGCCCACGGCAACTTGGCGCAATTCGTACTTCGATTGTATGACTATATCTCGCGATCGCCTTTCGCCAATCACAAGGAATCCGAATTAACCAATCTTGTCCTCGACAAATATGTGGATATAGAGAGGTGCACGAACAAGACTGCAAATAATGCAGTGTGGAATGCTAGTTTCTCGATCTCCAACAGCTTGAAAGTATCGCTATCAGAAGCAAGAGAGAGAGTGGAGTTTGTGGTTGGTACCCCCAAGCACTTGCATGTGCTCTTCGAAGAGTGACTGTGCACAAGTTTCGATCCTTGGCTTTCAATGAGACCGTAGCGTTCATTAATTCGAGCCCGCAGCGCCGGCTCGTAGTAATAGGTCTACTCGCTGCGAGCGTCTCTGCGTGTACAACGTATGAGATGGAATGGCCTGAGTCGCCGATTGCCTACTGCTCTCAATCCCCAGATTCTTCCCAAGCGTTTAGCCAAACTCATGGAGAATTCGAGGCGATATCTGTGCCAAATTGGACGGAGGTATATGCGCTGAAGGAGATGCAAGGGCGTAGAGTCGTGTTGATCTCTAACCAGCTCACAATAGATTACGCAAGGCTAGATCGATTCTATGATAGTTTCTTGTGGTTCAAGTCACTAGCAGGTTCAAAGATGGTCGTGTCTCTCTCAGCAAGTGGTAGGTCGGAAGAAATAATAAGGGCTGAGCAAGAAATTCTTAGGCGGTATCCTGAGGCGCAGTTCGTCAGGCCATGGATGGCACAGGTTAGATTGGTACCGATTAGCCCCTGGATCGTGCGCCGCAAGGTAATTTTGCCCTGTCAAGGTTTCCCAATGAAAGATGTCCCAATGGAGTTTCTTCTCAATCGGGAAGAGACTTTGCGCTTGGATGACTTGCCTAAGAGAGAAATCGTACTTAATGGAACACTTAGCTTTGTGGATCTCATTAGCGGACAGTTCTTCCATCAGTCTTTTTCGCTACGTAAATTCGATCTACAAGACCGGCCGGCCCCTTGAGATGCCCCATTTCCAGAGCCAGATCGTTAGTAAATTTCTGACCTTCGTTCGGCCCATCGGGCCTTGAATTCCAGGGGCGAGAGTTCATCGAGAGACCGGTGAGGCCGACTCTCGTTGTACTCTCGCCGCCAAGCTTGCAACTTCTCTCTGGCATCCGTCAAATCGTCGAACCAGCGGACCCGTAGGAAGTCACCGTCATCCTTCAGTCATGGAACAATGCGAGGCGCGTATGCCGGCAGCTTGTCCCGAGCGAGGTAGTGCATTAGCCCGGAATCGCCGACCAGATCGACGGAGGCGCCGGGCGCATCGCACGCTGCATGGATCAGCGGAATGATCCGCCCCGGTTCGATGTGGGGCCGAGGCGTGATGCCAAGCTCTCCGTGTCATTTGCCTACCTGCTCAAGGCCCGTGCCCCTGAGCCCGAACGCTCCGCTTCTGGTAAAGCGTGGGACAATGATGCTGAACCTTGGCATGACGCATCAATTCAGCGGAACGCGGACCCTGAACCACAACTGCCTGGCGGCTTGCCGGGCCAAAACGATCGACTGCTCCGCCACGTTCAGCCGGCCACGCAAGCCGCCAGCGTACTGTGCCTGCACGACGGCCCGCGCGCGGCCCATTCGAAAGCTCAGCGACGCGCTGGCGCGAAACTCGCTTAAGTGCGCGTCTTCCCACAAGCTGCGCGTTTCGGCGTTCAAGGTCATCCAGTGCTGCGCCCGCGCATTGAGGTACAGGTTGCGGCCGAGGCTGCGCTGAAACGCTACCGAGAACGCGCTCGATAGCATTGAGGGTGCCCGGAAGACGCCGCTTCCGGTCAAGGGTCCTGCGCCTTCCGGCTGCAGCGCCAGGCCGCCGCGGAACGTCCACATTCCCGACCTGGCGAAAACGCCGCCCGGTCGCCACAGCGCCGCGGCGCCCAGCGTATCACCGGCGGCCGCGATTCGGGCGCTGAAATTGCCATCTTCGAGTATCGTGCTGCTGCGGCTCCGTGCCGCGAAGCCGGCCAACCCCCGAAGTGGGGCATCGGCGGCGCCGCTCGAAGCGCCGGTAGCCGCCAAGAGTGCATGGTTTTCCCGGTGCGACCACCGCATCAGCGGATAGGCGAAGTCCCGGCCGGTGCCATCGATCCCGTTGAACGGCGCGCCCAGCAGGGCCGGAGCGTCGGCGACGTGGCCAAGAGGACCCGCCAGGGGACCGTAGATGCCGCCGGACAGGATCGTCCCGGTCCTGGGATCGCGCAGGTCGCCGTGCGGCGTAAACAGGCAAGCGAACGAAAGCACGCCTCGGCCCCACATCGAGTCGGGGCCTGCATCGCCCATATCCTCGGCGCAATCGAGCACCAGGTCGCGCAACTCCAGAAGGTCGTAATCCGGCCACAGGAGAAGCACATTGTCGAGCGCCGCTGCGACCTGGGCGGCCGCCACGGCCGTTCCCTCGACCGTGCGGGTGAAGCCGTAGCCGTCTTCATAGCTGTACGCCCACGGTGCGAAAAGACATAGCCCGCCGGCCTCACCGCAAACGGCGGAATTCGGATGAATGCGCCGGTGGCCGCCGGATCCTGTGTAGCCGCCGACGAGCAGCCACAGCGCCGTGTCCGCATCAGCAAGCATCCGGCGGCCTTCGCTGGTCCGCTCGTGGATGCCCGGCAGCCGCCAGCCGTACTGCTGTGCGGTATCGGTCCAAGCTGACATGTCGGAACCGTCCGTATTCCAGTCGGCGAGTTGGGATTGCCAGCCGGAGGCGCTTTCGTAGCCCCAATCGCCCAGTGGCTGCACATGCAGGAATTTAGTCCCGGCGCCGTCCTGAGTAAAGGTGGGATACCAGCCGCTGCCGGTGTCAGGCCAGACATATTCCGGGTTCTCGTGTCTGGCGCCGGCGAGGTGCTGGCCGACGGATTGCAATGCGGTGTCGAGGAGCACAACCCGGGCATTCTCGGCCGCCGGCAGATCGCCGAACTCGAGCGGTTGCGTGAGTGTGGGGTCGGCCAGGATATTGGTCGTGACCGTGCGCCGGTCGCTTGTGCAATCGCTAAAGGCGCGCACTACGCCATCGTTCGTACCTTCGGCCTCGCCGAAGTGCCGCCAGACCCTGGAATCCGAATCGGCTTGATAATGGCCCCGCTGCGCCAGCCAGCCACCGAATTCTTCAAAGCCTTCGGTTTGGCGCTGGCAATTGTTCGAATACCCGGCCGGCGGGGGAGGAAGCAGCGGAATCTCCTGTTCCGGCTGCCCTTTCCCCGCCTGGCGAAACATAATGGACTGTGGCGCGATCGCGTCGCTCGAACGTACCGTGAGCGTGAAGCTCCGTTCCGGACCGGGGTTGGGATCGACAACTATGCGAATGACGGCGTCGCCCGTACCGTCGATCTTGCCGCTCATAGCCGGCCCCAAGTGAGCCGGCCCGACATCGCCGTTTTCGGCGCTCCCGAGGCGGGTCCATGCGGCATCCACTTCCGCTGCCCAAGAGGCTCCCTCGTTGCTTGACAACGTGAGGTGGGCGGCCACTTGCTCGCCCTCAGCGCCGATGTGGCGTGTCGCCGTCGAAAGCGAAAGGCTCGCAGACGATACGGAATCCTGATTGAACGTGAGGGTCTTCGGCGAAGCGCCCGCGCTGTCGGCTGTGACGGTCAGCTCGAAGGAGCGTAGGGCCTGATTCTCGTTGCGATCGTAGCGGATCGCGATCGTTCCGTTGCCGGTTCCGTCTGAACGTCCGGAGAAGTGCGCCCAGTCGGCGCCGTCACCGATGGCGGCTTCCCACTCCACGTCGGCGCCGGTCGTTACCGTGACATCCACCGTCCCGCCCTCGGGCGAAAGTTCATAGTCGGCGGCGGAGATTTCGAGCAGGTTCTCGGTATCGGCGCCGGCGGCATCCTGGGTGAAATGGCGGGTTTGGGCGGACGCGTCCGCATCCACAGCAGAGACGGTCAGCACGAAAGAGCGAAGGGCTTGTTCCGAGTTCGGGTCGTAGACGATCGTTATCGTCGCATTGCCGGTTCCGTGCGGGGATCCCGAGAAGTGCGCCCAGTCGGCGCCGTCCTCGATGGCGGCTTCCCACTCCATGTCCGCACCAGCCGTCACAGTTACCTGCACCGACCCGCCCTCGGACGAAAGCGAGTAGTCGTCGGCGGAGATTTCGAGCGGATCCTCGGTAACGGCGCTACCGGCTTCCTGGCTGAAATGCAGCGTTTGCGGTGACGCCATCGCACCCTCGGCGGACACGACCAGCTCAAAAGAGCGCGCGTTCTCCTCGGGGTTGGCGTCCACTTCGATCTCCACCGTTCCCGCGCCATTCCTGGCGGGCTTACCAACAAGCCGGGCCCAGGAGACACTCTCTGGAAGCGAGACAGACCAGTTCAGGTCCCCTCCGCCTTCATTCTCTACAGTCACCACCACGCGTTCCCCTCCCGCGCTCACGCTGTAGTCATCCGCGTTTACGCTTAAACGCGGTTGCGGGCCGGACTGGGTTTCGGGATCCGGTTCTGCCGCCGCCTGCGTGAGTCGTATGGATTGCGGGGAATTGGAAGCGTCCCCGGAGCGGATGGTCAGGGACGCGGCGCGTTCATTGGTCGCCGTGTTCGCCTCGAAGACTAGGGTGAGGGATGCATTTCCGTCGCCCGAAGGCTCGCCCTCGATTTCCGCCCAATCGGCATTCACGGAAGCGGACCAGCGCATATCGCCTTCCCCGGTGTTGGCCAGATCCACCGTGATCTCGCCTCCTTCCGCTCCCACGGCAGTTGTGGCAGCGGTAACCTGAAGTCTCGCGCCCTGGTTTGCGCCGATCAGTTCTCCAGAGGCGATCTGGCCGGCCAGTCCCCCGGATGAACAGCCGGAAGCGACAACGGCGCAGAGGAGGAAGGCAATAAGAATGGCGACAGTGCGCCTGAGTGATTGGCAACGCAACAAAATGATTGTTCTCCTGCGGCTCGGGGGAATGGGAGCCTGAGGTATAGGACGGAAAAACGTATTATATATTATGTAATAGTCGATACTATCGGTTGTTTATGACATAAAGAGATATGATTTATAATCCATAAAGCCGGGACGGGCGGCGAGTTAACGTCTCGTCGCGGCACTCAACGAGGACGCATCCTCAGGGGGACAGCCGTGCCAAGACTGCTCTACACGCAATTGATGTGCCTCATGGCCGTGATTGCCAGTCTGCTCTCGACCGCGCAGGCCGGCCCGTTCGATGGGCTAAACGTCATAGAGGGCGTCGAAACCAGTCGAAACGGACGCTGGATCAGCATCGGTGTCTGGAGCGGACAGTACCGGGCCCGG from Bacteroidetes bacterium SB0662_bin_6 harbors:
- a CDS encoding transposase: MKDDGDFLRVRWFDDLTDAREKLQAWRREYNESRPHRSLDELSPLEFKARWAERRSEIY
- a CDS encoding BACON domain-containing protein, with the protein product MRCQSLRRTVAILIAFLLCAVVASGCSSGGLAGQIASGELIGANQGARLQVTAATTAVGAEGGEITVDLANTGEGDMRWSASVNADWAEIEGEPSGDGNASLTLVFEANTATNERAASLTIRSGDASNSPQSIRLTQAAAEPDPETQSGPQPRLSVNADDYSVSAGGERVVVTVENEGGGDLNWSVSLPESVSWARLVGKPARNGAGTVEIEVDANPEENARSFELVVSAEGAMASPQTLHFSQEAGSAVTEDPLEISADDYSLSSEGGSVQVTVTAGADMEWEAAIEDGADWAHFSGSPHGTGNATITIVYDPNSEQALRSFVLTVSAVDADASAQTRHFTQDAAGADTENLLEISAADYELSPEGGTVDVTVTTGADVEWEAAIGDGADWAHFSGRSDGTGNGTIAIRYDRNENQALRSFELTVTADSAGASPKTLTFNQDSVSSASLSLSTATRHIGAEGEQVAAHLTLSSNEGASWAAEVDAAWTRLGSAENGDVGPAHLGPAMSGKIDGTGDAVIRIVVDPNPGPERSFTLTVRSSDAIAPQSIMFRQAGKGQPEQEIPLLPPPPAGYSNNCQRQTEGFEEFGGWLAQRGHYQADSDSRVWRHFGEAEGTNDGVVRAFSDCTSDRRTVTTNILADPTLTQPLEFGDLPAAENARVVLLDTALQSVGQHLAGARHENPEYVWPDTGSGWYPTFTQDGAGTKFLHVQPLGDWGYESASGWQSQLADWNTDGSDMSAWTDTAQQYGWRLPGIHERTSEGRRMLADADTALWLLVGGYTGSGGHRRIHPNSAVCGEAGGLCLFAPWAYSYEDGYGFTRTVEGTAVAAAQVAAALDNVLLLWPDYDLLELRDLVLDCAEDMGDAGPDSMWGRGVLSFACLFTPHGDLRDPRTGTILSGGIYGPLAGPLGHVADAPALLGAPFNGIDGTGRDFAYPLMRWSHRENHALLAATGASSGAADAPLRGLAGFAARSRSSTILEDGNFSARIAAAGDTLGAAALWRPGGVFARSGMWTFRGGLALQPEGAGPLTGSGVFRAPSMLSSAFSVAFQRSLGRNLYLNARAQHWMTLNAETRSLWEDAHLSEFRASASLSFRMGRARAVVQAQYAGGLRGRLNVAEQSIVLARQAARQLWFRVRVPLN